In Parasphingorhabdus halotolerans, a single window of DNA contains:
- a CDS encoding ATP-binding protein — translation MADEENQTSLKRIADALERLSPSPPPRPDLTSNPAYFWDGASIRAIANFKPIALDMLTGIDDQKDRLLENTMRLADGFAAHDVLLWGARGMGKSAMAKSAVGELMSSGKDIALVETAADHLESLPMLFALLGKDSRAYILFIDDIGFDEDSKAPRLLRSLLEGGAAQRPNNVRLYVTSNRRHILPRQMSEQDDPVNPRDALDDKLALSDRFGLRLGFHAASQDDYLAMITRYAAVHALDFEESDALLWAKQRGSRSGRVAWQYIVELAGRAGKSLD, via the coding sequence GTGGCGGACGAGGAGAATCAAACCAGCCTGAAGCGCATTGCCGATGCGCTGGAGCGCCTGTCTCCTTCTCCGCCCCCACGGCCTGATCTCACAAGCAATCCCGCTTATTTCTGGGATGGCGCAAGCATCCGAGCCATTGCGAACTTCAAACCCATCGCGCTGGATATGCTCACAGGCATTGATGACCAGAAAGACCGCCTGCTCGAAAACACCATGCGGCTAGCAGATGGCTTTGCCGCGCATGATGTGTTGCTGTGGGGCGCGCGGGGTATGGGCAAATCAGCGATGGCGAAATCGGCGGTGGGCGAACTTATGAGTTCCGGCAAAGATATCGCGCTTGTCGAAACCGCTGCGGATCATCTCGAAAGCTTGCCGATGTTATTTGCGTTACTGGGGAAAGATTCGCGCGCTTACATTCTCTTCATCGACGATATAGGTTTTGACGAGGACAGCAAGGCGCCGCGACTATTGCGTTCCCTGCTCGAAGGCGGAGCGGCCCAACGCCCCAACAATGTCCGGCTCTATGTCACATCAAACCGTCGCCATATCCTGCCTCGGCAGATGTCGGAACAGGATGATCCGGTGAACCCGCGCGACGCACTCGATGACAAACTGGCCTTATCAGACCGGTTTGGATTGCGGCTCGGTTTCCATGCTGCATCTCAGGATGACTATCTCGCAATGATCACGCGCTACGCTGCGGTTCATGCGCTGGATTTTGAAGAAAGCGATGCGTTGCTCTGGGCGAAACAGCGTGGAAGCCGCTCTGGCCGGGTTGCATGGCAATATATCGTTGAACTGGCTGGGCGCGCTGGAAAATCGCTCGATTGA
- a CDS encoding acyl-CoA dehydrogenase, which translates to MSFTAPSREQNFVLKHIANIGALAEHERFADASEDMVEAIVEGIGQFAAGEFAPINRTGDTVGAKWDSGKVTTPPGFREAYQQFVDGGWASIDGPEEFGGQGLPYSLSALILETCGAANFAFTLCPMLSFGAVEAIHAHGSNDQKAAFLPKMISGEWTGTMNLTEPQAGSDVGALRATADPISEGEHAGKYKIKGQKIYITFGEHDLTDNIIHLVLARTPGAPEGTRGISLFIVPKFHLDADGNPGAPNDVTCVSIEHKIGIHGSPTCVMAYGENDDCIGEMIGDEFGGMKAMFTMMNNARINVGSQGVQIGERATQQAIMFAMDRVQSARAGSGSKDPVAIIEHPDVRRMLLRSKALTQAARALLYYATSHVDQATLDIEGAKSRAEILTPLIKGYGTDVGNEVASIGVQVHGGMGFIEETGAGQHFRDARIAPIYEGTNGIQAADLVGRKLGLDGGDAMMALITDIKAEAQDEDALMLLAGACEDIANWMASGDASIDDRLAGSYPFMTMLATATCGMLMKKQHRIAKAELADGNDPFLKAKLVTTRYYLDHLVPEVMGLKAAAMGGADILYTLSSDELAA; encoded by the coding sequence ATGAGTTTTACCGCCCCCAGCCGCGAACAGAATTTCGTTCTCAAACATATCGCCAATATCGGCGCGCTTGCCGAGCATGAGCGTTTTGCTGACGCGAGCGAGGATATGGTTGAGGCGATCGTCGAGGGGATCGGGCAATTTGCAGCGGGCGAGTTTGCGCCGATTAACCGGACTGGTGATACTGTCGGCGCAAAATGGGATAGCGGCAAGGTTACTACGCCCCCGGGCTTTAGAGAAGCTTATCAGCAGTTCGTCGACGGCGGCTGGGCTTCGATTGACGGGCCGGAAGAATTTGGCGGTCAGGGCCTGCCCTATTCGCTTTCTGCGCTCATACTGGAAACCTGCGGCGCGGCGAATTTTGCCTTCACCTTATGCCCGATGCTGAGTTTTGGCGCCGTCGAGGCCATTCACGCCCACGGTAGCAATGACCAAAAAGCTGCTTTTTTGCCGAAAATGATCTCCGGCGAATGGACTGGAACGATGAACCTCACCGAACCGCAAGCGGGCAGCGACGTTGGTGCATTGCGCGCGACGGCCGATCCGATCAGCGAGGGCGAGCATGCGGGGAAATATAAGATCAAAGGGCAGAAGATTTATATCACCTTCGGCGAGCATGATCTGACGGACAATATCATCCATCTGGTTTTGGCCCGGACACCCGGCGCACCAGAAGGCACGCGCGGTATATCGCTGTTCATTGTTCCCAAATTTCATCTTGATGCCGATGGGAATCCCGGCGCGCCCAATGATGTGACCTGCGTTTCCATCGAACATAAGATCGGCATTCATGGGTCGCCCACGTGCGTGATGGCTTATGGCGAGAATGACGATTGTATCGGCGAGATGATAGGCGACGAATTTGGCGGGATGAAAGCGATGTTCACGATGATGAACAACGCGCGCATCAATGTTGGTTCACAAGGTGTGCAAATCGGCGAGCGGGCAACCCAGCAGGCGATCATGTTTGCGATGGATCGGGTACAATCGGCGCGGGCTGGCAGCGGTTCGAAAGACCCGGTAGCGATTATCGAACATCCCGATGTGCGGCGGATGCTGCTGCGATCCAAAGCGCTGACCCAGGCGGCTCGGGCTTTGCTCTATTATGCGACGTCGCATGTCGATCAGGCGACGCTCGACATCGAAGGTGCGAAATCCCGCGCGGAAATCCTGACGCCGCTCATCAAGGGTTATGGCACGGATGTTGGCAACGAAGTCGCATCCATTGGCGTGCAAGTGCATGGCGGTATGGGCTTTATTGAAGAAACCGGTGCGGGGCAGCATTTTCGCGATGCGCGGATTGCCCCGATTTATGAAGGTACCAACGGCATTCAAGCGGCGGATCTAGTCGGGCGCAAACTCGGCCTTGATGGCGGTGATGCAATGATGGCGTTAATCACTGACATTAAAGCAGAAGCGCAAGATGAAGACGCGCTGATGCTATTGGCTGGTGCCTGTGAAGATATCGCAAACTGGATGGCGAGTGGCGATGCGTCAATCGATGACCGGCTAGCGGGCAGCTACCCTTTCATGACCATGCTGGCGACAGCGACCTGCGGGATGTTGATGAAAAAGCAGCACCGGATCGCCAAAGCAGAACTTGCTGACGGCAACGATCCATTCCTCAAAGCCAAGCTGGTGACCACGCGTTATTATCTCGACCATCTGGTGCCCGAAGTCATGGGCCTCAAAGCAGCGGCAATGGGTGGCGCAGATATCCTTTACACATTGAGCAGCGACGAACTGGCAGCCTGA
- a CDS encoding L-threonylcarbamoyladenylate synthase, which translates to MSGSNDHIGSAERRYGTVTIAEAAQRLQEGGLVAVPTETVYGLAADSTNGTAVAEIYRTKGRPDFNPLIVHVSNLEAALTLGQFNDLARELAETFWPGPLTLVVPKTGDCPAAPAVTAGLETIAIRCPAHPVMRALLEASGLFLAAPSANRSGGISPTRRDHVSESLGDAAPIILDGGPCESGLESTIVAIRGNGYEILRHGPVTAEQLFEVAGVAAMIQQSSDIEAPGQLASHYAPIKSLRLNAEQSEQREFYIGFGDIHGDRCLSVDGDLAEAASNLFAVLHEADASDRTSIAVAPIPHQGIGAAINDRLQRAAH; encoded by the coding sequence ATGTCTGGCTCAAATGATCATATTGGCAGCGCCGAGCGACGTTACGGCACAGTGACGATTGCCGAAGCCGCGCAGCGTTTGCAGGAAGGCGGTCTTGTCGCTGTCCCAACGGAAACGGTCTACGGTCTCGCTGCTGATTCGACCAATGGAACCGCTGTGGCCGAAATTTACCGGACCAAAGGCCGTCCGGATTTCAACCCGCTCATTGTGCATGTTAGCAATCTTGAAGCGGCGCTGACGCTTGGGCAGTTTAATGATCTTGCGAGAGAGCTGGCGGAAACATTCTGGCCGGGTCCGCTCACTTTGGTGGTTCCCAAAACTGGCGACTGCCCTGCTGCTCCGGCTGTCACAGCTGGGCTGGAAACCATCGCAATCCGGTGTCCGGCCCACCCTGTCATGCGCGCACTTTTGGAAGCGAGCGGTCTCTTTTTGGCGGCACCCTCGGCTAATAGAAGCGGCGGCATTAGCCCGACTCGCAGGGACCATGTCAGCGAAAGCCTTGGTGATGCTGCACCGATAATATTGGATGGCGGCCCCTGTGAAAGCGGTTTGGAATCGACCATTGTTGCCATTCGCGGCAATGGTTATGAGATTTTGCGCCACGGGCCGGTTACCGCTGAGCAGCTTTTTGAGGTCGCTGGTGTGGCTGCGATGATCCAACAATCAAGTGATATTGAAGCACCCGGTCAACTTGCTAGCCATTATGCGCCAATCAAGTCTTTGCGGCTCAATGCAGAGCAGTCGGAACAACGGGAGTTTTATATCGGTTTTGGCGATATTCATGGTGATCGCTGTCTGTCAGTTGACGGAGACCTTGCCGAAGCCGCCAGCAACTTATTCGCCGTTCTGCATGAAGCTGACGCCAGTGACCGCACCAGTATCGCCGTAGCGCCGATACCACATCAGGGCATTGGTGCCGCCATCAATGATCGTCTGCAGCGTGCGGCGCACTGA
- the aqpZ gene encoding aquaporin Z — protein sequence MTAIQKALAEAIGTFWLVFGGCGSAVISAAFPEVGIGLLGVSLAFGLTVVTMAYAIGHISGCHLNPAVTIGLWAGGRFPANEIPVYIIAQVVGAVAAAAALYLIATGHADYNIVENGLASNGYGDRSPGGYAMGAALAIEILLTFFFLMIILGATDGRAPAGFAPLAIGLGLTLIHLISIPVTNTSVNPARSTGPALIEGGAAMGQLWLFWVAPIIGAILAGFVYKFFDGSGQDVVGE from the coding sequence ATGACTGCAATTCAAAAGGCTCTGGCAGAAGCTATAGGTACATTCTGGCTTGTTTTCGGCGGTTGCGGTAGTGCTGTTATATCAGCAGCGTTTCCGGAGGTAGGCATTGGCCTGCTCGGCGTATCACTGGCATTTGGTTTGACTGTGGTGACTATGGCTTATGCAATCGGCCATATCAGCGGCTGCCATCTCAACCCTGCGGTGACCATAGGACTTTGGGCCGGCGGACGGTTTCCGGCCAATGAAATTCCGGTCTATATCATTGCGCAGGTTGTTGGCGCGGTTGCAGCAGCAGCGGCGCTATATCTTATTGCGACCGGCCATGCCGATTATAATATCGTGGAAAACGGTCTGGCATCTAATGGATATGGTGATAGGTCGCCGGGCGGCTATGCCATGGGCGCTGCGCTGGCTATTGAAATATTGCTGACCTTCTTTTTCCTGATGATAATTTTGGGTGCAACCGACGGCCGTGCGCCAGCAGGTTTTGCGCCTTTGGCGATTGGACTGGGCCTGACGCTGATTCATTTGATCAGCATCCCGGTTACTAACACGTCGGTCAATCCTGCGCGCAGTACCGGCCCGGCGCTTATCGAAGGTGGCGCGGCCATGGGCCAACTTTGGCTCTTCTGGGTAGCCCCGATTATCGGCGCCATTCTCGCTGGTTTTGTCTATAAATTTTTTGATGGTTCCGGACAGGATGTCGTTGGCGAGTAA
- a CDS encoding efflux RND transporter periplasmic adaptor subunit has protein sequence MARLLHRYLLLVLPALLLGCSETEAEEKPKNRDPIPAAVQTVLPASGTEIITSAGTVRLRRETELGFTTSGKVASVRYDEGDQVKQGAVLAALDNSTVSADLDAAQAERERADAELSRIESLYKDGWVTKARLEQSEAASKAALARVNASGFASRTARITAPSGGIILARNIDAGQIVAAGQTALVLGETGKGFVLRVPLTDADASRVRVGMRANVTISAVSDEPFEAVVSEKDGRADSSTGTFEVSFLLPASGRLRSGQLGTVDIEVSRNNDGSIAVPATAIFGLRTGEGLVFVVDKKNRVKQRGVIIGALNDKTLEIASGLNEGDTIVTRGVEKLRDGDIIKPIRAAK, from the coding sequence ATGGCGCGGTTACTGCACAGATACCTACTTCTGGTTTTGCCAGCATTGTTGCTCGGTTGCAGCGAAACTGAAGCAGAGGAAAAACCGAAGAACCGTGATCCTATCCCAGCCGCTGTTCAAACAGTCTTGCCTGCCAGCGGAACCGAGATTATCACTAGTGCTGGTACTGTGCGTCTGCGGCGCGAAACGGAACTTGGGTTCACCACTTCTGGCAAAGTCGCTTCGGTCCGCTATGATGAAGGCGATCAGGTAAAACAGGGTGCTGTGCTGGCCGCTTTGGATAACAGCACGGTTTCTGCCGATTTGGACGCCGCGCAGGCCGAGCGTGAACGGGCCGACGCTGAACTCAGCCGGATAGAGTCACTCTACAAGGATGGCTGGGTTACCAAAGCGCGTCTAGAACAATCAGAGGCGGCTTCAAAAGCGGCCTTGGCGCGCGTGAATGCGAGCGGATTTGCTAGCCGCACGGCGCGGATAACCGCTCCGAGCGGTGGTATTATTTTGGCACGCAACATTGATGCGGGCCAGATCGTGGCGGCGGGGCAAACCGCTCTCGTGCTCGGTGAAACTGGTAAGGGTTTTGTGTTGCGAGTGCCTTTGACCGATGCCGATGCCTCCCGGGTGCGGGTGGGTATGCGGGCAAATGTTACTATATCAGCGGTGAGCGACGAACCGTTTGAGGCGGTTGTCAGCGAAAAAGATGGTCGCGCTGATTCTAGCACCGGCACGTTTGAAGTCAGTTTCCTGCTGCCTGCCAGTGGTCGTTTGCGGTCCGGTCAATTGGGCACCGTGGATATTGAAGTGTCTCGCAACAATGACGGGTCAATAGCTGTTCCGGCAACCGCAATTTTTGGACTGCGTACCGGTGAAGGCCTGGTTTTTGTCGTCGACAAGAAAAACCGGGTCAAACAGCGCGGCGTGATCATTGGCGCGCTAAACGACAAGACTCTCGAGATCGCCTCAGGCCTGAATGAGGGCGACACCATTGTAACCCGTGGCGTCGAAAAACTTCGCGATGGTGATATCATCAAACCCATTCGGGCCGCGAAATAG
- a CDS encoding efflux RND transporter permease subunit yields MLARFVIERWQLTMVLFLLLVLLGLNALFTIPRAVDPHFPIPSVNIIAVLPGADAQDMEETVAKPIEDAVQSLDDIDEIVSTSTDGGTTIRVTFTEWRGAKVEGYFDDVIREISAIRSDLPANLQRLEFRRYRTTEAAVVQVALVSETASWRRMEKYADDLVDKLTRYDDVREVQIFGLPQPEVSIEINAARMSELKVAPSALADAVRQGGLDFPGGAVQSGGRRLNVDAGGVFRDLDKIRELPLRASGGTLLTVGDVADIKWGAAEQIYRTRHNGKRAVFLAATQKDGIDVSRLIKQLDTELDGQRDILPPDIKLEMQMDQSRDVERRLGELSRDFLIAIGLVIITLLPLGFRASGIVMISIPLSLASGLVALQAFGYNLSQLSIAGFIVSLGLLVDDSIVVTENIARHLRMGKTRKQAAIDASLEIRGAVIGSTFVLVFAFAPLLFLPGGAGSYTNSFFLAIMLTVLASLVISLSLIPFFASKMLKRDENPEGNFAFRWVSEKIQRFYRPFLHVALGAPWKTVVIALVLCTSAFALVPSMGFSLFPVADAPYFRVSVETEQGSSLDQTDIVIKDVAEILENEPSVVVRAENIGRGNPQVFYNVGPGAERTNYGEILAVMDEWDKTDSPEMVERLRKKFDTIPGARIKLELFNNGPPIEAPVAIRIAGPKLDELKTLAGQVADILRDTPGARDINNPVATDKIDLDIGLDEQKAALLNIPAGEPRRAIRLALSGERAATFRDEEGDNYPVTVRLPLRDTQPVSALDDVYLATRSGDPIALSQISNPKLTNAPPQIQRYQLERSISVTAQVELGAVSATVTDRAVRKIKQIDFPEGYSFEVGGESEAIGETFGDLGPIVITSLLVIFGILVAEFRRFKETIVVAGVIPLGTFGGLIALFITGNSLSFMAVIGFIALIGIEIKNSILLVDFTTQLRDQGMGLRDAIEKAGEVRFLPVLLTSVTAIGGLLPLAILGGSLYAPVAIIIIGGLISSTLLSRVVTPAMYWLVARRDEERRVAKNGNGGTGDKPAPV; encoded by the coding sequence ATGCTGGCAAGATTTGTTATTGAGCGCTGGCAGCTCACCATGGTACTCTTCCTGTTGCTGGTGCTGCTTGGCCTCAACGCGCTTTTTACGATTCCCCGAGCGGTTGATCCGCATTTTCCTATTCCTTCGGTCAACATCATTGCCGTGCTGCCCGGCGCTGATGCGCAGGATATGGAGGAGACGGTTGCCAAGCCCATTGAAGATGCAGTGCAATCGCTGGATGATATCGACGAGATTGTCTCAACGAGTACCGATGGCGGTACGACTATCCGGGTGACATTCACGGAATGGCGCGGGGCCAAGGTCGAGGGTTATTTCGATGATGTCATACGGGAAATCTCTGCCATTCGCAGTGACTTGCCGGCGAATTTGCAGCGTCTCGAATTTCGCCGGTACCGGACGACCGAAGCGGCCGTCGTTCAGGTCGCGCTGGTAAGCGAAACTGCGTCCTGGCGGCGGATGGAAAAATATGCTGATGATCTGGTCGATAAATTGACCCGTTATGACGATGTCAGGGAAGTACAAATCTTCGGCCTGCCGCAACCGGAAGTCAGTATTGAAATCAATGCGGCGCGAATGTCGGAACTTAAAGTGGCGCCCAGTGCATTGGCGGATGCGGTGCGGCAGGGTGGTCTGGATTTTCCGGGCGGGGCGGTGCAAAGTGGCGGCCGGCGATTGAATGTCGATGCTGGCGGCGTTTTCCGTGATCTGGATAAAATCCGCGAATTGCCGCTGCGGGCATCAGGCGGAACTTTGCTGACTGTCGGTGATGTGGCGGACATAAAATGGGGCGCTGCCGAACAAATCTACCGCACCCGCCACAACGGCAAGCGGGCGGTGTTTTTGGCCGCGACGCAAAAAGATGGCATTGATGTTTCGCGGCTTATCAAACAGCTGGACACAGAACTGGACGGGCAGCGCGATATTTTGCCGCCGGACATCAAGCTTGAGATGCAGATGGATCAGAGCCGCGACGTGGAGCGGCGTTTGGGCGAGTTGAGCCGAGATTTTCTGATTGCTATCGGGCTGGTGATCATCACACTGTTGCCGCTCGGCTTTCGCGCATCGGGGATCGTGATGATTTCCATTCCGCTCTCTTTGGCTTCCGGGTTGGTCGCACTACAGGCGTTCGGATATAACCTCAGTCAGCTCTCCATTGCGGGCTTCATTGTTTCGCTGGGGTTACTGGTTGATGACAGCATTGTCGTGACCGAAAATATCGCCCGGCATCTGCGGATGGGCAAAACCCGCAAACAGGCGGCCATAGATGCCTCTCTGGAAATTCGGGGCGCTGTGATCGGTTCTACGTTCGTGCTGGTGTTTGCCTTTGCGCCGTTGCTTTTTTTGCCGGGCGGTGCGGGTTCCTATACCAATTCATTCTTCCTCGCGATCATGTTGACCGTGCTCGCTTCGCTGGTAATTTCGCTTTCGCTGATTCCATTCTTTGCCAGCAAGATGCTCAAGCGGGATGAGAATCCGGAAGGCAATTTTGCGTTTCGTTGGGTCAGTGAAAAAATCCAGCGCTTCTACCGGCCGTTTCTTCATGTCGCATTGGGTGCGCCTTGGAAAACCGTGGTAATCGCGCTGGTCCTGTGCACCTCTGCATTTGCACTGGTGCCCTCGATGGGGTTCTCGCTCTTCCCTGTCGCCGACGCGCCCTATTTCCGGGTTTCCGTTGAAACAGAGCAGGGCAGCAGTCTCGACCAGACTGATATTGTCATCAAGGATGTCGCTGAAATATTGGAAAATGAACCGTCGGTGGTGGTGCGCGCCGAGAACATTGGTCGGGGCAACCCGCAAGTTTTCTACAATGTCGGGCCAGGAGCAGAACGGACCAACTACGGTGAGATATTGGCGGTCATGGATGAGTGGGACAAGACCGACAGCCCTGAAATGGTCGAACGCCTGCGCAAGAAATTTGATACGATTCCCGGTGCACGAATCAAGCTGGAGTTGTTTAACAACGGACCACCAATTGAAGCGCCTGTTGCTATCCGCATTGCCGGACCCAAGCTGGATGAACTGAAAACTCTTGCCGGGCAAGTGGCAGACATATTGCGAGATACTCCCGGTGCTCGGGATATTAACAACCCCGTGGCGACTGATAAAATTGACCTGGACATAGGGCTGGACGAGCAAAAGGCCGCATTGCTCAATATTCCCGCAGGCGAACCGCGCCGCGCTATCAGACTGGCGCTAAGCGGTGAGCGCGCAGCGACATTCCGGGATGAAGAAGGCGATAATTATCCGGTGACCGTGAGATTGCCGCTCAGAGATACCCAGCCGGTGTCTGCGCTTGATGATGTTTATCTGGCTACCCGGAGCGGGGATCCGATCGCCTTGTCTCAAATCAGCAACCCCAAACTTACCAATGCACCGCCACAAATTCAGCGTTACCAGCTCGAACGATCGATTTCGGTAACAGCGCAGGTAGAGCTTGGCGCGGTAAGTGCAACGGTGACTGACAGGGCGGTTAGGAAGATTAAACAGATCGACTTTCCTGAAGGTTACTCATTCGAAGTGGGCGGCGAAAGCGAGGCGATTGGCGAGACATTTGGTGATCTTGGACCTATTGTTATTACATCGCTACTGGTGATATTCGGCATTCTGGTTGCCGAGTTCCGGCGGTTTAAGGAGACTATTGTGGTTGCCGGCGTCATCCCCTTGGGAACGTTCGGCGGATTGATCGCGCTGTTTATCACCGGTAATTCGCTGAGTTTCATGGCGGTCATCGGGTTTATTGCGCTGATCGGCATCGAGATTAAAAATTCGATATTGCTGGTCGATTTTACGACCCAGCTCAGGGATCAGGGAATGGGGCTTCGTGATGCAATCGAGAAGGCCGGCGAAGTTCGCTTCCTGCCCGTTTTGTTGACGTCGGTCACGGCCATTGGCGGGCTTTTGCCGCTGGCGATATTGGGCGGGTCGCTCTACGCGCCGGTTGCGATCATAATTATCGGCGGTTTGATCAGTTCGACCTTGCTTTCCCGCGTTGTAACCCCAGCTATGTATTGGCTGGTAGCGCGTCGTGATGAAGAACGGCGCGTTGCCAAGAATGGAAATGGCGGTACTGGTGATAAACCGGCCCCTGTCTGA
- the msrA gene encoding peptide-methionine (S)-S-oxide reductase MsrA, which translates to MQEAIFAGGCFWCTEAVFNDIAGVKSVESGYIGGNNPDPSYREVCSGTTGHAEAIKIGFDDAVVSYSDLLDIFFATHDPTQLNRQGNDVGTQYRSAIFPLNDGQRTEAEAGMSRAAEGRNEPIVTTIEGPATWYVAEDYHQQYWADEGRGNPYCVATIPPKLQKLRTSFADKLKDNAKA; encoded by the coding sequence ATGCAGGAAGCAATTTTCGCAGGCGGATGTTTTTGGTGCACGGAGGCGGTGTTCAACGATATCGCCGGCGTTAAATCGGTCGAAAGCGGATATATTGGCGGTAATAATCCCGACCCTAGCTATCGGGAGGTTTGCTCCGGAACGACCGGACACGCCGAAGCGATAAAAATTGGTTTCGACGACGCGGTGGTCAGCTATTCCGATTTACTGGATATTTTCTTTGCGACCCATGACCCGACCCAGTTAAACCGGCAGGGCAATGATGTAGGCACACAATATCGCTCGGCAATTTTTCCGTTAAATGATGGACAGCGGACCGAGGCCGAAGCGGGCATGTCCCGCGCTGCTGAAGGCCGTAATGAACCGATCGTGACGACGATTGAAGGGCCTGCCACCTGGTATGTGGCCGAGGACTATCACCAGCAATATTGGGCTGATGAGGGGCGCGGTAATCCTTATTGCGTTGCCACTATTCCACCAAAGCTACAAAAGCTGCGGACCAGTTTTGCTGACAAGCTAAAGGACAATGCAAAGGCATGA
- a CDS encoding UTP--glucose-1-phosphate uridylyltransferase — translation MKPIKKAVFPVAGMGTRFLPATKVMPKELFPIVDRPLLQYAVDEALEAGIEQMIFVNGRGKGMIEDHFDMAYELERTMADRDKDGSALDGTRLKPGDCVFVRQQEPLGLGHAIWCARDIVGDEPFAIFLPDEFMVGSPGCMKQMADAYDKLGGNLVCALEIPMEDTPSYGVIDPGYRDGAITEVKGLVEKPAAGTAPSNLIVPGRYILQPEVMRILETQEAGAGGEIQLTDAMAQMIGQQPFHGMTFDGKRYDCGSKQGYVEANLALALAHPEIGSDIREIATKLLAEG, via the coding sequence ATGAAGCCGATTAAAAAAGCCGTTTTTCCAGTTGCAGGCATGGGAACCCGTTTCCTTCCGGCGACCAAGGTGATGCCCAAAGAGCTTTTTCCGATCGTGGACCGCCCGCTGTTGCAATATGCGGTGGATGAGGCGCTGGAAGCCGGAATCGAACAGATGATCTTCGTCAATGGCCGTGGCAAGGGGATGATCGAGGATCATTTCGACATGGCCTATGAGCTCGAACGGACGATGGCGGATCGCGACAAGGATGGTTCAGCACTGGACGGTACAAGGCTCAAGCCGGGCGACTGTGTATTTGTGCGCCAACAGGAGCCGCTGGGGCTTGGGCATGCAATCTGGTGCGCACGGGATATTGTCGGTGATGAACCCTTTGCAATATTTCTGCCGGACGAATTTATGGTTGGCAGCCCTGGCTGTATGAAACAGATGGCCGATGCCTATGATAAGCTTGGCGGAAATCTGGTTTGCGCGCTGGAAATTCCAATGGAAGATACGCCATCTTACGGGGTGATCGACCCTGGCTATCGTGATGGCGCGATTACCGAAGTCAAAGGCTTAGTTGAGAAACCCGCAGCCGGAACAGCGCCGTCCAACCTGATCGTTCCTGGTCGCTATATCTTGCAGCCCGAAGTTATGCGCATATTGGAAACGCAGGAAGCAGGCGCTGGTGGTGAGATTCAGTTGACCGACGCAATGGCGCAGATGATCGGGCAGCAGCCGTTTCACGGGATGACCTTTGATGGCAAGCGTTACGATTGCGGGTCGAAGCAAGGCTATGTCGAGGCCAATCTGGCGCTCGCATTGGCGCATCCCGAAATTGGTAGTGATATTCGGGAGATTGCGACCAAGTTGCTGGCCGAGGGCTAA
- a CDS encoding DUF6726 family protein, translating to MRIITLVLISSIPVMLSGCVASKIISAPFKAAGTVVETAVDATTQSQSEKEEDVGRKVLAERKAQRKLCLDDARNKQERKDCKERYSDDY from the coding sequence ATGCGCATTATCACACTGGTTTTGATTTCATCCATTCCCGTCATGCTATCTGGCTGTGTCGCCAGCAAGATCATCTCGGCTCCTTTCAAGGCCGCAGGCACGGTGGTTGAAACCGCCGTCGATGCAACCACTCAATCGCAATCCGAAAAAGAAGAGGACGTGGGCCGGAAGGTGCTGGCCGAACGCAAAGCCCAACGCAAATTATGCCTTGATGATGCGCGCAACAAGCAGGAACGCAAGGATTGCAAGGAACGCTATAGCGATGATTATTAA